Proteins encoded within one genomic window of uncultured Draconibacterium sp.:
- a CDS encoding MFS transporter, giving the protein MAFVSVLKKYNRSFWVANTIELFERWAWYGFFMLFANYLTGSADMGGLEFSQEQKGLIMGIGTGILYFLPVITGAIADKYGYKRVLFIAFSVYTSAFILLPHFDTFAGVFAMYLYLALGAALFKPIISATIAKTTNDETASIGFGIFYMMVNIGAFFGPLVTLIYKGQSELIFYISAGIVALNFILLLFYKEPDRVANTDSIWESIGKVFTNIVLVVKDFKFLLFLVIVAGFWTMYNQLFFTLPVFIAQWVDTSAVYNFFHQYLPFFSENYGIAETGQMEAEFITNFDAMFIIIFQIIVSAAVMKWRPLRSMMTGFLVCAIGMALTLATQNVLFTLVAIYIFAIGEMAGSPKITEYIGRIAPTDKKALYMGYSFIPVFLGNVFAGIISGNVYGGMSDKNVFVRQEVAEKGIQLADGLTQNEYFNAAAEKMGMTPAELTNQLWDKYNPSQIWMVILIIGLAAVVALFLYDKFVMKGKRQ; this is encoded by the coding sequence ATGGCATTTGTTTCGGTATTAAAAAAATACAACCGCAGTTTCTGGGTTGCGAATACAATTGAATTATTTGAACGTTGGGCATGGTACGGCTTCTTTATGCTGTTTGCCAATTATCTAACCGGATCGGCAGATATGGGAGGATTGGAATTCTCTCAGGAGCAAAAAGGTTTGATAATGGGTATTGGTACCGGTATTCTTTATTTTCTGCCGGTGATAACAGGGGCAATTGCCGATAAATATGGTTATAAACGGGTGTTGTTTATTGCTTTTTCCGTGTATACATCGGCGTTTATTTTACTTCCACACTTCGATACATTTGCCGGAGTTTTTGCTATGTATCTTTATCTGGCGTTGGGTGCAGCACTTTTTAAACCAATTATTTCTGCAACAATTGCTAAAACAACCAACGATGAAACGGCATCGATTGGTTTCGGTATTTTCTATATGATGGTAAATATTGGGGCTTTCTTTGGGCCTTTAGTTACCCTGATCTACAAAGGACAATCGGAGTTGATTTTTTATATCTCGGCAGGTATTGTGGCTTTAAACTTCATTTTGCTTTTGTTTTACAAAGAGCCTGACCGCGTAGCTAATACCGATTCAATTTGGGAGTCGATCGGGAAGGTTTTTACTAATATTGTATTGGTAGTAAAAGACTTTAAATTCTTACTGTTTCTGGTTATTGTAGCCGGTTTCTGGACAATGTATAACCAGCTTTTCTTTACGCTTCCTGTTTTTATTGCACAGTGGGTTGACACCAGTGCCGTTTACAATTTCTTTCATCAGTACCTTCCGTTCTTTAGCGAAAATTATGGTATTGCCGAAACCGGACAAATGGAGGCCGAATTTATTACCAATTTCGATGCGATGTTCATCATTATTTTCCAGATCATTGTTTCTGCCGCTGTAATGAAATGGCGTCCGTTGCGTTCTATGATGACCGGATTTTTGGTGTGTGCGATTGGTATGGCACTAACGCTTGCTACACAGAATGTACTGTTTACGTTGGTTGCCATTTATATTTTTGCTATTGGCGAAATGGCGGGATCGCCAAAGATTACCGAATATATTGGGCGAATTGCGCCGACCGATAAAAAGGCACTGTACATGGGCTACTCGTTTATTCCTGTATTTTTGGGTAACGTGTTTGCAGGTATTATTTCAGGAAATGTTTACGGTGGTATGTCGGATAAGAACGTTTTTGTGCGGCAGGAAGTAGCAGAAAAAGGCATTCAGCTAGCTGATGGACTTACACAAAATGAATACTTCAACGCAGCTGCAGAAAAAATGGGAATGACTCCGGCCGAACTGACCAACCAGCTGTGGGATAAATATAATCCGTCGCAAATTTGGATGGTGATCCTTATAATTGGACTGGCAGCGGTTGTGGCGCTT
- a CDS encoding response regulator, with amino-acid sequence MQETKNPLIFLIEDSTVYKDLIVGYLQSKKFSNLKVFKNGEECLKQLHLKPDVIILDYSSEGINGLEFMLQVEREHSQIDFIFLSAQSKVDIAIKIMKLGAADYIIKNDQAPKKLVESIERLKNSTKREKQSYGFKLGVIGFFIVLFLIIMIITFVSVFFAPGL; translated from the coding sequence ATGCAAGAGACAAAAAATCCTTTAATTTTTCTGATCGAAGACAGTACCGTTTACAAAGATCTAATTGTTGGCTATTTGCAATCGAAGAAGTTTTCGAATCTAAAAGTTTTTAAAAACGGAGAAGAATGTCTCAAGCAGCTTCACTTAAAACCTGATGTTATAATATTAGATTATTCGTCGGAAGGAATTAACGGTTTGGAGTTTATGTTACAGGTGGAGCGCGAACACAGCCAAATAGATTTTATTTTTCTGAGTGCGCAAAGCAAAGTGGATATTGCCATAAAAATTATGAAACTAGGTGCAGCCGATTACATCATTAAAAATGATCAGGCGCCGAAAAAACTGGTTGAATCTATCGAGCGTTTGAAAAACTCCACAAAACGTGAAAAACAGAGTTATGGTTTTAAACTGGGAGTAATCGGATTTTTTATTGTGTTGTTTCTTATCATTATGATTATCACATTTGTGTCGGTCTTTTTCGCCCCTGGATTATAG
- a CDS encoding type III pantothenate kinase has protein sequence MLLAIDIGNTNIVFGIYKDEEWVNHWRIQTDHLKTADEYEVIFRSLLTAGKICRTEISRIILSSVVPSLVHPFREMLSGLFDNALINHINPDIYDRLPIKILNPYEIGADLVANATATYQKYGNNTMVIDFGTALTFTTIGKDSAILGVAIAPGLRTAVDALAGKTAQLPQIHIAPPPSVLGENTIHAIQSGIIFGYTGLVDSMIERTEKELGESLNVVATGGLSAVIAPLTKKVKACEPMLTLEGLVQINSFI, from the coding sequence ATGTTATTGGCAATCGACATAGGAAACACAAACATTGTTTTTGGTATTTACAAAGATGAAGAATGGGTGAACCACTGGCGCATTCAAACCGATCATCTGAAAACAGCCGACGAATACGAGGTTATTTTCCGGTCGCTGTTAACTGCAGGAAAGATCTGTCGCACCGAAATTTCGCGGATTATTTTAAGCAGTGTGGTGCCTTCGCTTGTTCATCCGTTTCGCGAAATGCTTTCGGGATTATTCGACAATGCGTTAATCAACCACATTAATCCCGACATTTACGATCGGCTGCCGATTAAAATTCTCAATCCATACGAAATTGGAGCCGACCTGGTGGCCAATGCCACGGCTACCTATCAGAAATATGGCAATAACACTATGGTTATCGATTTTGGTACCGCGTTAACGTTCACCACCATCGGTAAAGATTCAGCAATTTTAGGCGTTGCCATTGCACCCGGTTTACGCACAGCCGTTGACGCTCTTGCCGGAAAAACTGCACAATTGCCGCAAATTCATATTGCACCTCCGCCATCGGTTTTGGGAGAAAACACTATTCACGCCATTCAATCGGGAATTATTTTCGGCTACACGGGATTGGTCGATTCAATGATAGAACGTACCGAAAAAGAATTGGGCGAATCGCTTAACGTTGTAGCCACCGGAGGGCTCAGTGCAGTAATTGCTCCGTTAACAAAAAAAGTTAAAGCCTGCGAGCCCATGCTCACGCTCGAAGGTCTCGTTCAGATCAATTCATTTATATAA